From the Leptospira sp. WS60.C2 genome, one window contains:
- a CDS encoding DUF455 family protein, which translates to MKLSEYAKHLLLAPNLEDKLLSPSKHWEEESNLKSLRIEKPERNQLLQFSDKKVKIPRLEHLNLESNRGLTLHHFANHELMAIELFAWAILAFPHASKSIRNGWVKTIEEEQTHLKMYIKRMNDFGVQFGDLPLNYIFWKQLGQFNSIESFSAVMSLSFEGANLDYSQVYAKVFSYFGDKETSEIMVYIFEDEIKHVKRGVRAFEKSVPSEKNSWEHYLSLIQFPFTPRRAKGYLYIPETRFLAGLDSKFVQHLAEYEDEYTGRVNLESIKKFDLGRELMRKNRLDSHSRQV; encoded by the coding sequence ATGAAACTTTCAGAATACGCAAAACATTTGTTACTTGCTCCCAATTTGGAAGATAAATTATTAAGTCCAAGTAAACATTGGGAAGAGGAATCAAATTTAAAATCTTTACGCATTGAAAAACCTGAAAGAAATCAGTTGCTTCAATTTTCAGATAAAAAAGTCAAAATTCCAAGGTTGGAACACTTAAACCTAGAATCGAATCGGGGACTAACTCTCCATCATTTTGCTAATCATGAACTCATGGCCATCGAACTATTTGCTTGGGCGATTTTGGCTTTTCCTCATGCTTCTAAATCGATTCGAAATGGATGGGTCAAAACCATCGAAGAAGAACAAACACATCTAAAAATGTATATCAAGCGAATGAACGATTTTGGAGTTCAGTTTGGCGATTTACCTTTAAATTATATCTTTTGGAAGCAGCTGGGACAGTTCAATAGTATAGAATCATTTTCTGCTGTTATGTCTTTATCTTTTGAAGGAGCTAACTTGGATTATTCGCAAGTATATGCAAAAGTTTTTTCTTACTTCGGAGACAAAGAAACCTCTGAGATTATGGTTTATATATTTGAAGATGAAATCAAACATGTGAAACGAGGTGTCCGTGCTTTTGAGAAATCTGTTCCAAGTGAAAAAAATTCCTGGGAACATTATCTCTCGCTCATTCAGTTTCCCTTCACTCCCAGAAGAGCCAAAGGATATTTGTATATTCCTGAAACACGATTTCTTGCGGGTTTGGACTCTAAATTTGTCCAACATTTGGCCGAATATGAGGATGAATACACGGGTAGAGTCAATTTGGAATCGATCAAAAAATTTGATCTTGGGAGAGAATTGATGCGAAAAAACAGACTTGATTCTCACTCAAGGCAGGTTTAG
- a CDS encoding porin, with translation MRNSFSFVSKFYILLFVFCFFVIGTNAETTPDPVQKSEPKVSNSTPQVQSTNISHPQENTLILPKSLKFGAFVDTYYSHNANHPNSKERNYTTQAVRNDEFNINLGFIDAKWQEEKIRGRIALQFGTSVNTNYAAEANRDISSNQNAVKHIQEAYVGFKLTKNTWVDAGIYFGHIGYESWISSDNWNYTRAMALDYVPYYSSGVRFTTKVTDKFQFQFHVMNGWQNITDQNKDKSLGTQFKYIFTPNFTLIANQFAGNEAPDFERKQTRFYNNTILEWKALDWLSFAISGDVGAQKTKESLSYEPWWKDLNPVLPIYVSRESKAYHQWYHGTFWTSFRYEDVFRLSFRIERFYDPRQVLVQTYTRNGFLTNGYTMTLDLLQWSPGLLRFEAIQRESMDSVFETDQNKRNRVERLFVVAATMRI, from the coding sequence ATGAGAAATTCTTTTTCATTCGTTTCTAAATTTTACATTCTTTTGTTTGTTTTTTGTTTCTTTGTCATAGGAACAAATGCAGAGACAACTCCAGATCCAGTACAAAAGTCAGAACCAAAAGTATCCAATTCAACTCCCCAAGTACAATCAACTAACATTAGTCATCCTCAAGAGAATACATTGATTTTACCAAAAAGTTTGAAGTTTGGAGCCTTTGTTGATACCTATTATTCACATAATGCAAATCATCCCAATTCAAAAGAACGAAATTATACGACACAAGCAGTTCGAAATGATGAGTTTAATATTAATTTAGGTTTTATCGATGCTAAGTGGCAGGAAGAAAAGATTAGGGGAAGGATTGCGTTACAATTTGGAACTTCTGTGAATACAAATTATGCCGCAGAAGCAAATCGAGATATTAGCTCCAACCAAAATGCAGTCAAACACATTCAAGAGGCCTATGTTGGTTTTAAACTCACGAAAAATACATGGGTAGATGCAGGTATTTATTTTGGACATATCGGATATGAATCTTGGATTTCATCAGATAATTGGAATTATACGAGAGCAATGGCGCTTGACTATGTACCTTATTATTCTTCAGGAGTAAGGTTTACAACCAAAGTAACTGATAAGTTTCAGTTTCAGTTTCATGTAATGAATGGTTGGCAAAATATCACTGACCAGAATAAGGATAAATCATTAGGTACGCAGTTTAAATATATCTTCACTCCTAATTTTACATTGATTGCCAACCAATTTGCAGGGAATGAAGCCCCTGATTTTGAGCGCAAACAAACACGTTTTTACAATAATACCATCTTGGAGTGGAAGGCTTTGGATTGGTTGTCATTTGCGATTTCTGGTGACGTGGGAGCGCAAAAAACAAAAGAATCCTTATCCTACGAACCCTGGTGGAAAGATCTAAATCCTGTTTTACCTATCTACGTCAGTCGTGAATCAAAAGCGTATCATCAGTGGTATCACGGAACCTTTTGGACTAGTTTTCGTTATGAAGATGTGTTTCGCCTTAGTTTTCGGATAGAGCGTTTTTACGATCCAAGACAAGTTTTAGTGCAAACATACACGAGAAATGGTTTTTTGACAAATGGTTATACGATGACTTTGGATTTGTTACAATGGTCTCCAGGTCTCTTACGGTTTGAAGCCATCCAAAGAGAGTCAATGGATTCTGTTTTTGAAACGGATCAAAATAAAAGAAATAGGGTAGAACGTTTGTTTGTTGTGGCAGCCACAATGAGGATTTAG
- a CDS encoding efflux RND transporter periplasmic adaptor subunit encodes MLVTLKSLNQKAKILLISGLILIVVAVLFMVFSKSAKPLHKHPEKAEVFDDGKRIEFKPNSPGLDIVKSTAIGGGGEFVSLEAPARLIASTSPSVSNGARIILFESAELNDLYVGYVHAKNKLHRSNKNLNRIKDMFSHRVATEKDLVESETDAGNDAAELAEFEGKLRAQGLNPSELGTAGSLKAWIITDVPESQLSTLKKGKKVKVVFASFPDEEFIGTAEAIGDNVDPLTRTAKMRIIVINDKYRLKPGMFGVVKFPEQTGGDSVVLPYTAIVTVEGKNYVFVEEKPLTFKRREVVLGISTKERVNIIEGLSPGEKVVVQGSILLKGLSFGF; translated from the coding sequence ATGTTAGTTACCTTAAAATCTTTAAACCAAAAAGCAAAAATTCTCCTGATTTCCGGGCTTATATTAATTGTTGTGGCTGTTCTATTTATGGTCTTCTCCAAGAGTGCAAAACCATTACACAAACATCCTGAAAAAGCTGAAGTTTTTGATGATGGAAAACGAATTGAATTCAAACCGAATAGTCCAGGTCTCGACATCGTTAAATCAACTGCAATTGGCGGTGGCGGAGAATTTGTTAGCTTAGAAGCACCAGCACGACTCATTGCATCCACCTCACCTTCTGTAAGTAACGGAGCACGAATCATACTCTTCGAATCAGCGGAGTTAAACGATCTTTATGTTGGTTATGTCCATGCCAAAAACAAACTGCACCGATCTAACAAAAACTTAAATCGTATTAAAGACATGTTCTCACATCGTGTTGCAACAGAAAAAGACTTAGTTGAATCAGAAACTGATGCAGGTAACGATGCGGCAGAACTTGCAGAGTTTGAAGGTAAACTTCGTGCGCAAGGGTTAAACCCAAGCGAACTTGGAACAGCTGGAAGTCTCAAAGCGTGGATCATTACCGATGTTCCTGAATCTCAACTATCCACTTTAAAAAAAGGAAAAAAAGTCAAAGTTGTTTTCGCATCTTTTCCAGATGAAGAGTTCATCGGAACAGCAGAAGCCATCGGGGACAACGTAGATCCACTAACAAGAACTGCCAAGATGCGGATCATCGTGATCAACGACAAATATCGATTGAAACCAGGAATGTTTGGTGTTGTTAAATTTCCAGAACAAACTGGTGGAGACAGCGTTGTTTTACCATATACTGCCATTGTCACAGTAGAAGGTAAAAACTATGTTTTCGTCGAAGAGAAACCATTAACATTCAAACGACGAGAAGTAGTATTGGGAATCTCAACGAAAGAACGTGTGAACATCATCGAAGGCCTCTCTCCAGGAGAGAAGGTTGTCGTGCAAGGTTCCATTTTATTAAAAGGTCTTAGTTTTGGTTTCTAA
- a CDS encoding efflux RND transporter permease subunit, producing MIKNFIETALKNRITTIVAAIVAVLFGIWAWIDIRKEAYSDIADTQVRLIAKFPGKAAVEVEERVTLPIERVLNAIPKVAVRRSRTINGLVVFQFVFEDGTDDYFARMRLMERVADADLPEDVHPALGPMSSPVGEIYRYVLESSENHTPMELRTIQDWIVMPKMLQIPGIADVVTFGGLPKQYHVVTSPDKLIRYKLTIGDVIKAIQENNLNTGGNLLLQGEQGFPIRSLGAIRDPKHIENIVVKTVNGVPVFIRDLGSVEISHPIPSGVLGYTIQNEEEGLIDVDSSVQGLVAMRRWGDPNEMGERIREKVKEINENYLPKGVQLRNTYDRTDLVNYTLRTIGKTLIEGVVVVSLVLIFFIGSVRASLVVVATIPFAMLFAFLLMNMTGIPASLLSLGAIDFGIIVDGAVIMVENIMRRYRDATPEEKSHGILAFTRDAASEVGTEILFSILIIILAYLPIFSFERIEGRLFKPMAFTISFAILGALIFAMAVIPVIMSIIYKKYFESANPGPIEWHNPFYDWIEARYKRLIEFIVDRSKKAVRYTFSVVTIFLAIGMFSLGTEFLPEMDEGGFNIRIFFPVGISLPEARKFMPKIRQTIYKNEQVSVVISQLGRNDDGTDPLPPNRLEVLIGLKDYSKWKEKITKQELLLRMKNDLEATLPGARISFSQPIMDNLSEAIMGTIADLAVFVSGNDLKVMRGIGNEVLKEIKEMKGASEYGIEQEAESPQLTISINREAAARFGINVIDIQQMIEAAIGMQRISTLYEGPSDIPPKTPARFGIVVRFSKDYRASKQAIENMPIISPKGERIPLSELADIEVIDGPTMIFRQEGRRVVTVRTNIRGRDQGGFVSELQKRVKKKIKLPDGYEIRFGGQYENLARVGKKLAIVIPITVLIIFGVLYMLYRNLKYVYVALACIPLSLLGGIYALLLRGYYFNVSGGVGFISLFGIATMAGVLFVSRTNHLLIEEPDITTKAAVKKAAVIQLRPMLMTMLLALLGLIPATLGTGVGSDVQRPLATVIVGGLFSAMFLVLTILPSLYLVVVGERKPDAKELEELSHKKHIPFIDFVNELSEEPLEEEEDDEPVKKKKKTSKKKRKT from the coding sequence ATGATTAAAAATTTTATCGAAACTGCACTTAAGAATCGAATTACAACTATTGTTGCAGCCATTGTTGCAGTGTTATTTGGAATTTGGGCATGGATTGACATTCGCAAAGAAGCTTATTCTGACATTGCCGATACACAAGTACGTTTGATAGCAAAATTTCCAGGGAAAGCTGCGGTGGAAGTAGAAGAAAGAGTCACACTTCCCATTGAACGTGTATTAAACGCAATTCCTAAAGTAGCTGTTCGACGTTCTAGAACCATCAATGGTCTTGTTGTGTTCCAATTTGTATTTGAAGATGGAACGGATGATTACTTTGCTCGTATGCGTCTTATGGAACGTGTGGCGGATGCGGATCTTCCTGAAGACGTTCATCCAGCGTTAGGACCGATGAGCTCGCCCGTTGGTGAAATTTATCGATATGTATTAGAGTCATCCGAAAACCACACACCGATGGAATTACGAACCATTCAAGATTGGATCGTAATGCCAAAAATGTTACAAATCCCTGGAATTGCTGATGTGGTAACGTTCGGTGGTCTTCCAAAACAATACCATGTAGTGACTTCACCTGATAAGTTAATTCGTTACAAATTAACCATCGGCGATGTGATCAAAGCCATCCAAGAAAACAATTTGAATACAGGGGGAAATTTACTCCTACAAGGTGAACAGGGATTTCCAATTCGTTCTCTTGGTGCCATCAGAGATCCAAAACATATTGAAAACATCGTTGTCAAAACGGTCAATGGTGTGCCTGTATTCATTCGAGATTTAGGTTCGGTCGAAATATCCCATCCGATTCCAAGTGGTGTATTAGGTTATACGATCCAAAACGAGGAAGAAGGTTTAATTGACGTTGATTCTTCTGTACAAGGTTTGGTGGCGATGCGACGTTGGGGTGATCCCAATGAAATGGGAGAACGCATTCGTGAAAAAGTAAAAGAAATTAACGAAAACTACCTTCCTAAAGGCGTTCAGCTTAGAAACACTTACGATCGAACTGACTTAGTGAATTACACACTTCGAACAATTGGTAAAACATTGATCGAAGGGGTTGTCGTAGTCAGTTTAGTATTAATCTTCTTTATCGGTAGCGTAAGAGCTTCGCTTGTAGTAGTTGCCACTATTCCATTTGCGATGTTGTTTGCATTCCTACTCATGAATATGACTGGAATTCCAGCTAGTTTACTTTCACTCGGAGCCATTGACTTTGGTATCATTGTGGATGGAGCCGTGATCATGGTAGAAAATATCATGCGTCGGTATCGAGATGCCACCCCAGAAGAGAAGTCTCATGGAATCCTTGCGTTTACAAGAGATGCCGCATCAGAAGTAGGAACTGAAATTTTATTTTCTATTTTAATCATCATTTTGGCATACCTTCCTATCTTTTCTTTTGAAAGGATTGAGGGTCGTTTGTTCAAACCAATGGCGTTCACAATCTCCTTTGCTATTTTGGGTGCATTGATTTTTGCAATGGCAGTGATTCCTGTCATCATGTCGATTATCTATAAAAAATATTTTGAATCGGCAAACCCAGGGCCCATTGAATGGCACAACCCATTTTATGATTGGATAGAAGCGCGTTACAAACGTCTCATTGAGTTTATCGTAGATCGTTCCAAAAAAGCAGTTCGATATACCTTTAGTGTTGTTACCATTTTCCTTGCGATTGGTATGTTCTCTTTAGGAACGGAATTTTTACCAGAAATGGATGAAGGTGGATTCAACATTCGGATCTTTTTCCCTGTTGGTATCTCCTTACCAGAAGCAAGAAAGTTCATGCCAAAAATCCGGCAAACTATCTATAAAAATGAGCAGGTAAGCGTTGTTATCTCTCAGTTAGGAAGGAATGATGATGGAACAGATCCACTTCCACCGAACCGTCTCGAAGTTTTAATCGGATTAAAAGATTACAGTAAGTGGAAAGAGAAGATCACCAAACAAGAGCTACTCCTTCGCATGAAAAATGATTTAGAGGCCACTTTGCCTGGCGCTCGTATCAGCTTTTCACAACCAATTATGGACAATTTGTCCGAAGCAATCATGGGTACGATCGCCGACCTTGCCGTCTTTGTTTCTGGAAATGATTTAAAAGTCATGCGAGGTATCGGGAATGAAGTTCTAAAAGAAATCAAAGAAATGAAAGGTGCCAGTGAATACGGAATTGAACAGGAGGCAGAAAGCCCACAGTTGACCATTAGCATAAACCGAGAAGCTGCAGCTCGTTTTGGAATCAATGTGATCGATATCCAACAAATGATCGAAGCGGCCATTGGTATGCAACGGATCAGTACGTTGTATGAGGGTCCATCGGATATCCCTCCGAAAACTCCTGCCCGTTTCGGAATCGTAGTACGATTTTCAAAAGATTATCGTGCTTCCAAACAAGCAATTGAGAACATGCCGATCATTTCACCCAAGGGAGAACGAATTCCACTATCAGAGTTAGCCGATATTGAAGTGATTGATGGACCAACAATGATTTTTAGGCAAGAGGGAAGAAGGGTTGTTACTGTTCGTACGAATATTCGAGGACGTGACCAAGGAGGATTTGTTTCCGAACTGCAAAAACGAGTGAAGAAAAAAATCAAACTTCCTGATGGATACGAAATCCGATTTGGTGGGCAATACGAAAACCTAGCAAGAGTTGGTAAGAAATTAGCAATAGTGATTCCAATCACTGTCCTCATTATCTTTGGTGTCTTGTACATGTTGTATCGCAACTTAAAGTATGTTTATGTCGCACTTGCATGTATCCCCCTTTCTCTATTAGGTGGGATTTATGCCTTACTTCTACGAGGTTATTACTTTAACGTATCAGGTGGAGTTGGATTTATCTCACTCTTTGGAATTGCAACGATGGCTGGAGTTTTGTTTGTCTCAAGAACTAATCACTTGCTCATAGAAGAACCAGACATTACAACAAAAGCTGCTGTCAAAAAGGCAGCAGTCATCCAATTACGTCCAATGTTAATGACCATGTTACTCGCGTTACTTGGATTAATTCCTGCCACTCTTGGAACGGGAGTTGGATCAGACGTACAAAGACCACTGGCAACAGTGATTGTAGGTGGATTGTTTTCTGCGATGTTCCTTGTCTTAACGATCTTACCTTCTCTTTATTTAGTTGTAGTTGGGGAAAGAAAACCTGACGCGAAAGAACTAGAGGAATTGAGCCATAAAAAGCATATACCTTTTATTGACTTTGTAAACGAACTAAGTGAAGAACCGTTGGAAGAAGAGGAAGATGACGAACCAGTCAAAAAGAAGAAAAAAACTTCGAAAAAGAAAAGAAAGACCTAA
- the thiD gene encoding bifunctional hydroxymethylpyrimidine kinase/phosphomethylpyrimidine kinase, protein MKKVFPITLTIAGSDSGGGAGVQADLKTFSSLATFGTTVFTCLTAQNPDGVTGIYEISPDFVSSQLKAVSGYFPIRAAKTGMLYSKDIIKSVAAFFYENPDIQLVLDPVMVATSGAKLLKDDAIQSLIEDLIPLSKLITPNLDEASLILGETINQYDQLVPMAKKIYETYNVPVLLKGGHLPNATQATDVLFDGKSVYEFSKEYLKEKHTHGTGCTYSAAITAFLAHGKTLAEAVGSAKEYLHLTLEDDIVTGPIHHLNHFPDPTH, encoded by the coding sequence ATGAAAAAAGTTTTCCCGATCACATTAACAATCGCTGGTTCCGATTCAGGCGGAGGAGCCGGAGTCCAAGCGGATCTAAAAACATTTTCATCTCTTGCTACATTTGGAACCACAGTCTTTACCTGTTTAACTGCCCAAAATCCGGATGGAGTCACGGGTATCTATGAAATCTCACCAGATTTTGTATCTTCACAGTTGAAGGCCGTTTCTGGATACTTTCCGATTAGAGCCGCCAAAACAGGTATGTTATATTCAAAGGATATCATCAAATCTGTTGCCGCATTTTTTTATGAAAACCCAGACATACAGTTAGTATTAGATCCTGTTATGGTTGCAACAAGTGGGGCAAAATTATTAAAGGATGATGCCATACAATCACTGATTGAAGATCTCATTCCCCTTTCAAAATTAATCACACCAAACTTGGATGAGGCGTCATTGATTTTAGGAGAAACCATCAACCAATATGACCAACTCGTTCCTATGGCAAAAAAAATATACGAAACATACAATGTTCCCGTTTTACTAAAAGGTGGTCATTTACCGAATGCAACCCAAGCAACAGATGTCCTATTCGATGGCAAGTCTGTATACGAATTTTCAAAAGAATACTTAAAAGAAAAACATACGCACGGAACAGGTTGTACATACTCTGCAGCAATTACCGCCTTTTTGGCTCATGGAAAAACCTTGGCAGAAGCCGTTGGATCTGCCAAAGAATATCTCCACCTAACTTTAGAAGACGATATTGTGACGGGACCAATCCATCATCTAAATCACTTCCCGGACCCAACACATTAA
- a CDS encoding MGMT family protein, which yields MKSPNSKSPNFYESVYAVVKKIPKGKVTTYGHIALLLGNPRAARAVGYALNSLKKDRESKIPWQRVINRQGRISFKGDTFRAELQKKILHTEGVFFDLGDDQLDFGKYGWFP from the coding sequence ATGAAGTCTCCCAATTCGAAAAGTCCGAATTTTTACGAATCAGTCTATGCTGTTGTAAAAAAAATTCCAAAAGGCAAAGTCACAACTTACGGACATATCGCATTGTTATTAGGAAATCCACGAGCCGCGCGTGCAGTAGGATATGCGTTAAATTCTCTGAAAAAAGATAGAGAATCGAAAATTCCATGGCAACGTGTGATCAATCGCCAAGGAAGGATATCGTTTAAAGGAGATACCTTTCGGGCAGAATTGCAGAAAAAAATTCTACATACGGAAGGTGTTTTCTTTGATTTAGGTGATGATCAGTTGGATTTTGGCAAGTACGGATGGTTTCCATAA
- a CDS encoding sigma 54-interacting transcriptional regulator — MNSTQDPDGLLELILDRCIQICGVESGSLMLIDEKQSVLDAVTSRGMNQQILRETKLKIGQGITGVAASTGKAKLVNDVSKDPDYIQVKEEIKSELVAPMIVEDDVIGVISLDSNRLNAFTPEMLEIVSVLANQAGQIFKNLQTIRSLEQRTKIQATLIEISKVVSSTLDQNEVFDSIMVTMEKSLRLEKGSIVLFNKEEALLRIVAASGLSPEEIEKGTYQPGEGITGKVYESGEPIIIESVASHPDFLNRVGYLSHFKHDPNNVSLLCAPILSEQTTLGVVNAFIVQNKHTDLKSFLDFLQVVASIISQSIKIQNLVEEAKKEISRENIQLKRELKNKYKFGSLIGKAASMEKMFEKIQLVADSRASVLITGESGTGKEMIANAIHYNSSRSENPFIKINCAAIPENLLESELFGHKKGSFTGAVTDKKGKFELADTGTIFLDEIGEMDLNLQSKLLRVLQEREIEAIGSTKAKKVDVRIIAATNAELEQLVAEKKFRADLFYRLNVVKINTPPLRDRVEDIPLLMNHFLEKYTKDNNKSIKGISREASRLLLKYRWPGNVRELENVIERAVVLAQDEILNEEDFADILSNMEEIPESTVEVSHANHVESSSGTEPLDLGSGRLTSGQLDGLDGRAMEIVVSEVESRLIQYAMKKFRYTKTRVAKYLGINRNTLDKKIKELNIEY, encoded by the coding sequence AAGGGATCACTGGGGTTGCTGCCTCGACCGGGAAAGCGAAGTTGGTGAATGATGTCTCAAAAGATCCAGATTACATTCAGGTCAAAGAAGAAATTAAATCAGAGTTAGTTGCACCAATGATTGTGGAAGATGATGTCATTGGTGTGATTTCACTCGATTCCAATCGATTGAATGCCTTCACACCCGAAATGTTAGAGATCGTAAGTGTTCTCGCAAACCAAGCTGGGCAGATTTTTAAAAATTTACAAACGATTCGTTCTTTAGAGCAAAGAACAAAAATACAAGCGACTCTCATTGAAATTTCCAAAGTTGTAAGTTCAACTTTAGATCAAAATGAAGTATTCGATTCCATTATGGTGACGATGGAAAAATCACTTCGATTGGAAAAGGGAAGTATTGTTTTATTCAATAAAGAAGAAGCTTTGTTACGGATTGTAGCGGCATCTGGATTATCGCCAGAAGAAATTGAAAAGGGAACATACCAGCCTGGTGAAGGCATTACTGGAAAAGTTTACGAGTCAGGTGAACCGATCATCATAGAATCAGTAGCTTCACATCCAGACTTTTTAAATCGGGTTGGTTACTTGTCTCACTTTAAACATGATCCAAATAATGTGAGCCTACTCTGTGCACCTATTTTAAGTGAGCAAACTACATTAGGGGTTGTGAATGCGTTTATTGTTCAAAATAAACATACAGATCTAAAATCATTTTTGGATTTTTTACAGGTGGTTGCTTCCATCATTTCACAATCCATCAAAATTCAAAATCTTGTGGAAGAAGCTAAAAAAGAAATTTCCCGAGAGAACATTCAATTAAAAAGAGAACTTAAAAACAAATATAAGTTTGGTTCCCTCATTGGAAAAGCTGCGAGTATGGAAAAGATGTTTGAGAAGATTCAGTTGGTTGCTGACTCGAGAGCTTCTGTTCTGATTACAGGGGAATCCGGAACTGGAAAGGAAATGATTGCAAATGCAATTCACTATAACAGTTCTCGTTCCGAAAATCCATTCATCAAAATTAACTGTGCGGCGATTCCTGAAAATCTTCTTGAGAGTGAACTCTTTGGACATAAAAAGGGTTCCTTTACGGGAGCTGTGACAGACAAAAAAGGTAAGTTTGAATTAGCAGATACAGGAACCATTTTCTTAGATGAAATTGGCGAAATGGATTTGAACCTTCAATCAAAACTACTTCGAGTATTGCAAGAACGAGAGATTGAAGCCATTGGCTCTACCAAAGCAAAAAAAGTTGATGTGAGAATTATTGCCGCAACCAATGCCGAATTAGAACAGTTAGTTGCTGAGAAAAAGTTTAGAGCAGATTTATTTTACCGATTAAACGTCGTAAAAATCAATACTCCACCGTTACGAGATCGAGTAGAAGATATTCCGCTTCTCATGAATCACTTCTTAGAAAAATACACTAAGGATAATAATAAATCGATTAAAGGTATTTCGAGAGAAGCTTCTCGACTTTTATTAAAGTATCGCTGGCCAGGAAACGTTAGGGAATTGGAAAACGTAATCGAACGGGCAGTGGTTCTGGCTCAAGATGAAATTTTAAATGAAGAAGATTTTGCAGACATTCTTTCCAATATGGAAGAGATTCCAGAAAGTACAGTTGAAGTTTCTCATGCGAATCATGTTGAATCGTCTTCGGGTACGGAACCTTTAGATTTAGGTTCAGGACGTTTGACATCTGGTCAGTTAGATGGACTCGATGGACGTGCTATGGAAATCGTTGTGAGTGAAGTGGAATCAAGACTGATTCAATATGCAATGAAAAAGTTTCGTTACACAAAAACAAGAGTTGCGAAATATTTGGGAATCAACCGAAACACTTTAGATAAAAAAATAAAAGAACTGAATATAGAATATTAA